CCCCCGAGCAGGTCGAGATCGATCTGCAGATACTCGGACGCCTGGCCCGCAGGTTGGTCCGCAACGCCGAATGGGCCCGCAGGCTCGGCGTCGACGACATCGTGGGCGGTTTTGCCGACTCGGTGCGCGATGAGCTCGATTTCACCATCGAGGTCAGCAATATGGATGCGCTGCGTCCCGAACTGGTGGCCGGTGGGGTGCGGGTGCCGGCGGTCTACCACGAGCTGTGCGACGAGCGAGTGATCATCATGGAACGTTTCGACGGCGTTCCCGTCTCGCGGGCGAGCGAACTGATCGCGTCCATTCCGCAGCCGGTCCGTGAGAAATCCGCGACGGTGCTGCTCAAAGCCGTGCTGGGGCAGATCCTCGGCAAGGGCATCTTTCATGCCGATCTGCATGCCGGCAATGTGCTGATCTGGCCCGACGGCGCCGTCGGCCTGCTCGACTACGGCTCGGTGGGACGCCTGGACGCCACGGCTCGCCGCAGCCTGGGTCTGCTGCTGTGGTCGGTGGACGCCGATGATGCCGCGCTGGCCACCGACGCCGTGCTGGAACTGCTCGATCACGACGGGCAGATCGATGAGCGCGATCTGCAGCGCCAGCTCGGAAGCATCATCACGCAGGTGCGGGCGGGTGCGACCGGCACCACGATGGCCTTCTTCTCCCAGCTGCTGCGGCTGGTGCTGGACAAAGGCATGAGCGTGCCGGGCAATATTGCGTTGGCGCTCCGCTCGCTGGGTGCGCTGGAGGGCACCTTGAAGCAGATCAATCCGTCGCTGGATCTGATCGACACCGCCCGCGACCAGGCCCGCGCCGTGGTCGGCGATGTCACCCCCGCCGGCGCCAAGCAGCAGATCGCGAACCAGGCGATCCGGCTGGTGCCGCTGATCAGCCACCTGCCGCGCCGGGTCAACCGCATCACCGAAGACCTTGCCACCGGACGCTTCACCACCCACACCCGGATCGTCTCGCATCCCGACGACCGGGCCTTCCTGACGGGCCTGGCGAACCAGGTGGTGGTCGCGATCCTCGCCGGTTTCGCCGTGATCGGGGCGATCCTGTTGGTGACGGCATCGGGCGGGCCCGAGATCTACGGTTTCCGCATCTCCGACCTACTCGGCTTCCTGCTGGGCTTCAGCGGATTCATTCTCGCGTTGCGATCGGTGGCGATGGTCTTCGGCCGCCGCACGTAACCCGCCGCACGTAACCCTCCGCACGTAAGCCCCCGCGCCCAGCCCGCCGCGCGCAATCCACTGCCCATCTGACCGGCCGGTGAGGAACTCAGCGGTAGTTGACGAACTGCACCGCGAACTCGTAGTCGGCGTCCTTGACCATCTTCTGCACCTGCTGCAGTGCATCGCGTGACTTCGAGCTGACCCGCAGCTCGTCGCCCTGAATCTGCGCCTTCACGCCCTTCGGACCCTCATCGCGGATCAGCTTGGAGATCTTCTTCGCATTCTCCTGCGAGATGCCGTTCTGCATGTCGGCGGTCATATGCCACAGCTTGCCGGACAGCTTGGGCTCGCTGGCCTGCACCGACTTCAGGTCGACCCCACGGCGCACCAGCTTCGATTGGAAGACATCCCAGACGGCCTTCACCCGCTCCTCGCCGCTGGCCTGCATCGCGATCTGGTCGCCCGACCAGCTGATGGACGCGTCGGTGCCCTTGAAGTCGAAACGCTGCCGTACCTCCCGGGCAGCCTGATTGAGCGCGTTGTCGACCTCCTGGCGGTCGACCTTGCTGACGATATCGAAGGAACTGTCTGCAGCCATGCGTCCATCTTGCCATCGCCGGCCGACCGGTTATGACATCCCCGCGAGGGTCTGCTATCGTCTTTCTTCGCTGGTTCGCAATACGGCAGCTTGCCCGAGCGGCCAAAGGGAGCGGTCTGTAAAACCGTCGGCTTCGCCTACGATGGTTCGAATCCATCAGCTGCCACCAGTGAAGAAAAGAGCCCCGATCCATGTCGATCGGGGCTCTTGTTCTTTGTTCGGGGTTCTTTTATTCGGGTTCTCTTGTTCGGGCAGTTCTGTTGGTGCGGCGGCCGCTGAAGTCGAGAAGTCTTCTCGTCCTGGTTGGGATCTGTTGCCCTGGCCTAATCAGTCGGTGTAGTGCGGGGTGATCGCCAGTTCCTTGGCGATCTGCGCACCGAGCGCGACATTGCGGCGATAGAGCTCAGTGTTGAGCTTGCGGGCCTGGCCGTGCGTGGCTTCCTCGAAACTGGCCAGCAGCACCTGAGTGTCCTCGGCGCCGCCTTCAGGCAGGTGAGAGGCGATCTCGATGGCCTCGCTGACGCGCGCCTGATAGTCGCTCACCTCGAGGTCGGGCGGGGTCGGATTGGCGATCACCAGTGACTGGCTCAGATTCAGCTCATCGCGGGCCCGGGCGATGTCGGCGATCTCCGAGGCGCTTTCCACCCGATGGTCGACCTCGTAGCCGGTCTCGGCCAGGTACATGCTGGGGAATTGCAGGGTGCGGTAGCCCAGCACCGGAATGCCCATGGTCTCGAGCCGTTCCAAGGTGGCTGCGACGTCCAGCATCGGACGCACACCCGAGGTGACCAGCACCAACGGATGAGTCGACAATGCCATCAAGTCACTGGATTCCTGGATCAGGCTGCCGCGCCGGCTGGCGCGATGAACCCCGCCCAGCCCGGTGGTGGCGCAGACCTTGATGCCGGCGCGGTGGGCCAGGTGGATCACGGCGCCCAGGTTCGTGCCGCCGGTCAGTTTGCGGGTCTCGACGATGGGCAGGTCGCTGATCGCGACCCGGACCGGATCGGGTTCGTTGGCGATGCGCTCGAGTTCGCTTTCGGTCAGGCCGATCACGGCGTCTCCGTCGATGGCGGCGATCGCGGCCGGGACGACATCGGCGGCCAGGATCTGCTCCTGCACGGCCTTGGCGGTCTCCAGATTGAGGGGCCGCGGCATCGAATGGGTCACGTTGGCGGTCTCCAGCGCCAGCACCGGATAGCCGTGGTCGAGTGCGTCGCGAACCAGGGGGCTGTAGCGTATGGTCACGGTATCCTCCAGAGTTGTGGGCGGAGTAAAAAACCTCACCTGTCGAAGTCGATTCTTGCGCAGTCAGCAAGCTGAAGACGGCTCAACTCCCGATTTGATAGTTGATCCAAAGCACGATAAGTTATCTCCTCGGCTGGCCCCGATAGCTCAGATGGTAGAGCGCGTCCTTGGTAAGGACGAGGTCTGCGGTTCAATTCCGCATCGGGGCTCCGTTGATCCCGGAGGCTCCGCTACCGCGGTGGGGCTAGAATCCGGGTGAAGCGCAAGGCGGGATAGCTCAGGCGGTAGAGCAAGCGGCTCATAATCGCTGTGTCGCGGGTTCGAGTCCCGCTCCCGCTACCGGTGACTGAGATGAGTGGAGATCGAGCGCAACTCGAATCCCCCCGAGTCGATGGAATCGGCTGCGCGATGCGTAGCATCGTGAACACAAGTCACACGAGCACCAAGCTGAAGAGGGACCATCATGGCGAAGAAGGCGCAGGACGTTCGTCCGAAGATCACTTTGGCGTGCACGGAATGCAAGGACCGCAACTACATCACCAAGAAGAACCGTCGCAATACCCCGGATCGTCTTGAGCTGATGAAGTTCTGCAAGCGCGAGGGCAAGCACACCTTGCACCGCGAGACCCGCTGAGTCTCGCTGCCATCCCAAAGCGAACGGCCGTCTGCATTGCGCAGGCGGCCGTTAAACGTCTGCGCTTCGGATACCTTAGGTGGGTGCCCATTTCTGCAGACCATGTCGGACGCGTCTACCCGGCGACCAAGCCGTACCGGGTGAGCCGCGCCAAGATTGCTGAGTTCGCCACCGCGCTGGGGGACACCAACCCGGCCTACTTCGACGACGAGTCTCCGATCGCCCCGCCCACCTTCGCGGCGGTAATCGCTGCGCAGGCCTGGGGTGCGATGTTCGATGATCCCGATCTCGGGCTGGCGTTGCGCCGTACGATCCACGCCGACCAGCGTTTCGACATCGTCCGGCCGCTGCGCGAAGGCGACGATGTGGTGGCCACGCTGACCATCGAGAAGGTTCGCTCCCGCGGCAATGTCGACATGGTCACCATCGGAGTCGCCCTGTCGACCGTCGGGGGAGAACCCCTGGGCACCGCGACGAGCCAGCTGATTCATACCCGCGAGGAGGCCGTGGCATGACCGCCGTCGAATTGTCCCAGGTTGCTGCCGGCGATCGGCTGCCCGATCTGGAGCTGCACCTGACCAGGCCGGATGTGGTGCGCTACTCCGGTGCGTCGACAGATTTCAATCCGATTCACTACTCCGACCGGATCGCCAAGGCGATCGGGTTGCCCGGAGTGGTCGTTCATGGCATGTGGACGATGGGTGCCGCGCTGCGCATCGTCACCGACTGGGTGGGCGATCCGGCCCTGGTCGCCAGCTACTTCGTCCGGTTCGTCAACCCGGTGCCGGTGCCCGACGACGATGAGGGCACCACGGTGCAGGTGCAGGCCCACGTCACCGGCGTGAGCGACGGAGTGGCGACGATCGCCATTGAGGCAACTCATGGCACCGACAAGGTGCTGGGGGCGGCCAAGGCGACCGTGCGCCTCGACTGAGGAACTCATGTCTGACTATTCCAACGTGCCCGACGACTTCGATCCGATGCAGGTGGATTCCTGCTCGCTGGAACGTCTGTCCGGTGCGCTGCCCACCCGCGCGACCACTGATTCGGTCGTGCTGGCCGACCATACGACGTTTCATATCGGGGGGTCGGCACGCCGGCTGGTGCGTGCCCGCACCCCCGACGAGGTCGTCGACGCGGTCCGCGAGGCCGATGCCGCGGGGGAGCCCCTGCTGGTGCTGTCGGGTGGATCGAATGTGCTGATCGCCGACCGGGGCTTCGACGGCACGGTCGTGCTGGTCGACACCCACGGCGTGGACGCCGATGTGAGTGCCTGCGGGGGAGCCTTCGTGCGCATCCAGGCGGGCGAGATCTGGGACGATGTCGTCGCCTACACCATCGAGCAGGAGTGGGCCGGCATCGAGGCGTTGAGCGGCATCCCCGGGCTGGTGGGGGCCGCCCCGATCCAGAACATCGGCGCCTACGGGCAAGACGTCTCCCAGACCATCGCCCGCGTACGCACCTGGGATCGCCAGGCGGGAGAGTTCCGCACCTTCGTCGCCGACAAGTGCGGCTTCGGCTACCGCGACTCCCTGTTCAAGCGCTCGCGGGTCGCCGGCCAGGCGACCGGACGATATGTCGTGCTGGAGGTCTGGTTCCATCTCGGGCTGGCCAGCCGCTCCGAGCCGGTGCGCTATGGACAGTTGGCTGCGGCGCTCGGGGTCGAGATCGGCGATCGCGCGCCGACCGCCCGCGTACGGGAGGCCGTCTTGGCGTTGCGCGCGAGCAAGGGCATGGTGGTCGATCCGGCCGACCACGACACCTGGTCGGCGGGCAGTTTCTTCATGAACCCGATCCTGGAGCCGGAGGCGGCCGTGCAGCTGCCCGCCGATGCGCCCCGGTTCCTGCAACCCGACGGCAGGGTGAAAAGCTCGGCCGCGTGGCTGATCGACCACGCCGGCTTCGTCAAGGGCTTCCCCTCGCAGGGGCCGGCACGGTTGTCGAGCAAGCATGTGCTGGCGTTGACCAACCACGACGGCGCCCGCGCAGCCGACATCGCCGAGCTGGCACGTACCGTGCGGGCCGGTGTTGCCGAGCGGTTCGGTGTGTGGCTGGAGCCCGAACCGGTCCTGGTCGGCCTCGAGATCTGAGCCGGCCCGGCCGGTGGCCTAGCCGCGAACCACCGAGGCTATCGACGACGCCACGTAGCCGACGTTGTTCTCGTTGAGCGCCGCCACGCAGATGCGCCCGGCGTCGGTTCCGTAGACGCCGAATTCCTCACGCAGCCGCAGCATCTGGTCGCGGGTCAACCCCGAGTAGCTGAACATGCCGACCTGCTCAGCCACATAGCCCATCTCGGGCACCCCGGCTTGGGCGAGTTGGGAGGCCAGCGAGGTCCGCATCGACTTGATGCGCTCCCGCATCCCGGTCAGCTCGCTCGTCCAGATCTCGCGCAGCGTCGGATCGGCCAGCACCGTGGCGACCAGCTGGGCGCCATGAGTCGGCGGGTTCGAGAAGTTCGTCCGCACCACGATCTTCAACTGTGAGCGGACGCGGGCAGCCTCGTCGGCGTCGCGGCACAGCACCGACACGGCGCCGACCCGTTCGCCGTAGAGACCGAAGTTCTTGCTGAACGAGCTGGCGCAGAACAGATTGCCGAGCCGGGACGCGAAGGTGCGCACCACCCAGGCGTCATCGGCAAGCCCGACGCTGAAGCCCTGGTAGGCCAGGTCGAGGAACGGAACCAGATTCCGCGCCTCGACGACGTCCAGCACCTGGGCCCACTGCTCGCGGTTGAGGTCATAGCCGGTCGGGTTGTGGCAGCAGGCGTGCAGCACCACGATCGTGCCCGGCTGGGCGGCGGTCAGATCGGCCAGCATCCCGTCGAAATCGATGCCCCGGCGGGCCGGGTCGTAATAGCGGTACGACGACACCGAGAACCCGGCCCGGGTGAACAACGCCCGGTGATTCTCCCACGACGGATCGCTGATCAACACAGTGGCCGCGGCGTCGACCTGGCGCAGGAAGTCGGCGCCGAGCTTGAGACCGCCGGTGCCGCCCAGCGCCTGGACGGTCACGACCCGTCCCTGGCTGATCAGTGGGGAATCGGCCCCGAAGACCAACTCGCGCACGTCGGCGGTGTAGCTGGCCAGACCGTCGATCGGCAGATAACCGCGCGGCTTGGGGTCTTCGGCGAGCCGCTGCTCGGCGATCTCCACGCAACGCATCAGGGGGAGCCTGCCGGAGGCATCCTGGTAGACACCAACGCCCAGATTGACCTTCGCCGGACGCTTATCGGCCAGGTACTTCTCAGTCACGCCCAGGATGGGGTCCGGGGGAGCTTGCTCGACGGTGCTGAACAGCGACATCTGTATACCCTTCGAATGCGGATTGCCGTCCCCAAGGCTACCGCTGGAATGTGGCGGACGGCCGGAGCCTCCGGTTGCGTGGCAGGCCGGGTTCGCATTGCGCGCGGCCAGCTAGTACACTCGGGTACTTGTCGGCATCATTCAGTGCTGGAGTGCGCCTGTGAGGCGGGCGACCGGACACCTGGGTGCAGTCGAAGGGCAATAGCTCAATTGGCAGAGCAGCGGTCTCCAAAACCGCAGGTTGGGGGTTCGAGTCCCTCTTGCCCTGCGAACCGGGCGTGGGTCGAGGCGGGATTCCTTGCCCACGCCAGTTTCATGACAGCAGGATTTCGGTGGAGGACGAGTAGTGGCGGATAGCAGCAAGTCCCGTGGCGACGGCAAACCGGCTCGTGCCGCTTCGTCGTCCCCGGAGTCTGAGGCCGAAGAACTGGTCGTCGAGGAAACCGGCGAGGTGGACGACGAACTGACCGAAGCCGTCGACGATGACCTCGCCGATGCCGACGACTCGTCCGAACCGGGCGAGGGCGAAGAGGCCTTGGCTGACGAGGCACCGGTGTCCGCGCCCAAGCCCGCCAAACGCCATCAGACCGTCGCACCGGTCAAGAAAGCCAAACCAACCCCCAAGCAGTCGGAAGCCAAGAAGACCGATCACAAGCGCACCACGCTCGTCCAGTTCATCAAGCAGGCGATCGGTGAGCTGAAGAAAGTCGTCTGGCCCACTGCCGCCACGACCCGGCAGTATTTCGTCGTCGTGCTGGTCTTCGTCTTGTTCATCATGGCGTTCGTGGCTGGTCTGGACGCCCTGTTCGGCTGGCTCTTGCTGCTGTGGCTAGCGTGATCGACGAAGGAGGAATGATGAGCCAAGACGCCAATGACGATCTGAGTCGCGACGAGGTTGAGATCGACCTGGGGGCCGGTCTCGCGGACGAGTCACAGCCGTCGGACGATATTGAGATCAACCTCGACTTCGATGATTTCTCCGAGCCCGAGACTTCGGACGAGGACCTCGGCATCGACCTGTCGCTCGGTGACGACCAGGACAGCGCCGAAGCCGCTGAGGCCGAGGCCGCCGATGAGGAGCCCGACGAAGCACTGGAGAAGGCCCTCGAGGATCTGCGCGCCGAACTGCGCGCCAAGCCCGGCGACTGGTATGTCGTGCATACCTATTCCGGCATGGAGAACCGCGTCAAGCAGAACATCGACGCCCGGGTGATCTCGCTCAACCTCGAGGACTACATCTACGAGACCCTGGTGCCCACCGAGGATGCCGTCGAGATTCGCAACGGCCAGAAGAAGAATGTCACCCGCACCTTCATGCCTGGCTATGTGCTCGTCCGCATGGAGCTCACGGACGAATCGTGGGCCGCGGTGCGCCACACGGCATCGGTGACCGGCTTCGTCGGCCATGCCAGCCAGCCGGTTCCCCTCGATCTGGTCGAGGTGGAGCGGATGCTCACCCCGGCCGTGCAGGCGAAGGTGGCAGCAGCCAGCCAGACGCCGTCCAAGAAGCGCAAGAAGATCGAGGTCGTCGACTACCAGGTGGGCGACTCGGTGCAGATCATCGACGGTGCCTTCGCGGGCGTCCATGCCTCGATCACCGAGATCAACCCCCACAACCAGCGCGTGAAGGCCATGGTCGAGATTCTGGGTCGCGAGACGCCAGTAGACTTGACCTTCGCCCAGATCCAGAAGGACCTCTGACCCGAAGGATCATGCCGTCTTCGGACGGTGCAACCGCATACTCCGGACAGGCCGTCTACCCGACCGGGGATGCGTCAGTAAGAACAAGATTGGAAAAGGACCCAGAATGCCTCCCAAGAAGAAGGTAGCGGCGATCGTCAAGATCGCCATCAATGCGGGTGCCGCTACTCCGGCTCCGCCCGTAGGTACCGCCCTCGGTCCCCATGGTGTCAACATCATGGAGTTCGTCAAGGCTTACAACGCCAAGACCGAAGCCCAGCGCGGCACCGTCGTCCCTGCTGAGATCACCATCTACGAGGACCGGACCTTCACGTTCATCGTGAAGACCCCGCCGGCCGCAGAGCTGATCAAGAAGGCCGCTGGCCTGCAGAAGGGCTCGGGCAAGCCGAACAAGGAGAAGGTCGGCAAGATCACCAAGGATCAGGTGCGCGAGATCGCCAACACCAAGCTGCCCGATCTGAACGCCAACGACGTTGACGCCGCGATGAAGATCGTCGAGGGCACCGCCCGTTCGATGGGTGTCGTCGTCGAGTGACGCTCCCATGCCCTGCGTGAGCGTGGGCATCCGACATGACCAACCACCTGGCAGGACGTGCAATCCGGACCAGGACCTGGTGAATCAGCCTGCGAGGCTGACAGAAAGGAACCAGACATGAAGCACAGCAAGCGCTATCGCACTTCGGCAGAGCTGCGTGACGGCGATCAGCTCTACACGCCCGAAGAGGCCATCAAGATCATCAAGCAGTTCCCGGCCGGAGGCTTCGACGAGTCGGTCGAGGTATCGATGCGGCTGGGTGTCGATCCCCGCAAGGCCGACCAGATGGTCCGCGGCACGGTGAATCTGCCCAACGGCACTGGCAAGACGGCACGGGTCCTCGTCTTCGCCCAAGGCCCCAAGGCTGCAGAGGCACTGGCGGCAGGAGCTGACGAGGTCGGCTCCGACGAACTCATCGAGAAGGTGGCCGGCGGCTACCTCGACTTCGATGCCGTCGTGGCCACCCCCGACCTGATGGGTAAGGTAGGACGCCTCGGCCGCGTGCTCGGCCCGCGCGGCCTGATGCCGAACCCGAAGACCGGCACTGTGACCATGGACGTCACCAAGGCCGTGTCCGACATCAAGGGCGGCAAGATCGAGTTCCGTGTCGATCGTCACGCGAACCTGCAGTTCATCGTGGGCAAGGTCAGCTTCACCGAGCAGGCCCTGGTCGAGAACTACCGGGCGGCCATGGACGAGATCGCTCGCCTGAAGCCGAACACCTCCAAGGGACGCTACGTCCGCAAGATCACCCTGTCGACCACGATGGGCCCCGGCGTGCCCGTCGATGTGGCCGCCTCGAAGCCGGTCACCGCGGAGGCAGCCTCCTGATCGGCTGATCCGATCAATCAACCGACCCCCGTCAGGCCCCAGGCTTGGCGGGGGTCGTCGCATCCGGGTCGCCGGCCCCGGCCGGGAGCGCGATTTGGTTCGCAGCGGCCGGGCAACTAGCATGGGTCGAGCCGCAGACCGCCGGTAGTTGCACTTCAAAGTCCGCAAGGACGCCTGCGCAGGTTGATCCAGCCTCGAGCTGCCCATTCATGGGTGAGCGCGTGTGCCCCGGAAGACGCCTGCGTCCCGGGGCTTTTTTGATGCCCGAGCAGCAGGCGAGCGCAACCTCAGTGGTCGACGGCACCAACAAGAAGTGGGAAGGAGACCCAATGGCGAGGCCTGACAAGGCAGCCGCGGTCGCGCAGCTGAAGGAAGAATTCTCCAGCAGCTCTGCCGTCGTGTTGACCGAGTATCGCGGACTCACCGTCAAGAACCTGAAGGACCTTCGCAGGTCCTTGGGGGAGGACGCCAGCTACGCCGTTGCGAAGAACACTCTGGCCCTGATTGCCGCCCGCGAGGCTGGCGTCGAAGGACTCGACGCCCAGCTCACCGGTCCGACCGCACTCGCCTTCGTCAAGGGCGATGTGGCCACGGCAGCCAAGACTCTGCGTGACTTCGCAAAGGCCAATCCGCTTCTGGTCATCAAGAGCGGCGTTCTCGAGGGCAAGATCCTCGACGCCGACCAGGTCAAGAAGCTGGCCGACCTTGAGTCGCGTGAGGTTCTGCTTGCCAAGCTGGCTGGCGCGATGAAGGCTTCGTTGAGCACGGCGGTGGGTACCTTCGCCGCTCCGCTCACCCAGGCTGCACAGCTTTTCGGCGCTCTGGAATCCAAGCAGTCCGACCAGAAGCCCGACACCTCGGCAGAAGCCGAGACCACCACCGACGCGGCAGCTGCGGCTGCTGACACCCAGTAAGAAAGGACGCCAACCATGGCGAAGCTGAGCACCGAGGATCTCCTCGATCAGTTCAAGGAAATGACCCTCATCGAGTTGTCCGAGTTCGTGAAGGCGTTCGAGGAAGCTTTCGACGTCAAGGCCGCCGCTCCGGTTGCCGTTGCCGCCGCCCCGGCTGCTGCCGAAGAGGCTGAGGCTCCCGAGGAGAAGACCGAGTTCGATGTGGTCCTCGAGGCCGCCGGCGACAAGAAGATCGGCGTCATCAAGGCCGTTCGTTCGCTGACCAGCCTGGGCCTCAAGGAGGCCAAGGATCTCGTCGAGTCGGCTCCGAAGGTCGTCGTCGAGAACGCCAAGAAGGAAGATGCCGAGAAGGCCAAGGCGGCCTTGGAGGCCGAGGGCGCTACCGTCACCCTCAAGTGAGGCAAGCCACCCGAACGGTCTGCTGACCGTTTGAACGCGGATGGGGTCGGACGCTTCGGTGTCCGGCCCCATCCGCATCTGCGTCCGGTCAGCGCGGGAACCGCGGCACACCGCGTCCGTGCTTGACTGAAGGCGGTCCGATGATGCACTCTTGCGGTGGACGTTGACGAGGAGGCGGCGGCAGATCAAAGTTGATCCGCCGGATTTGCATCCGGTATATAGCGTGAGCTATAGTTTTTTGTTGCACATATCGTTTGGTGACCCATGGATTTGACATGGGTCGTTCAGCATGCATAGAACCACCGTGAGTTCTGGAAGGACCACATCTTGGCCACCTCGCGCAATGCGTCGAAGAACACCAACGTCATCTCCACCAGCGGCCGCATATCGTTCGCCAAGATCGCTGAGCCGTTGCAGGTACCGAATCTGCTCGACCTGCAGATCGATTCGTTCAACTGGCTGATCGGCAGTGAGGCCTGGCAGCAGAAGACGGAGCAGGCTCTCGCAGAGGGCCGTACTGACGTGAACACCAGGTCCGGCCTGGAGGAGATCTTCGACGAGATCAGCCCCATTGAGGACTTCAATCAGACGATGTCGCTGAGCTTCCGCGACCATCGCTTCGAGGAGCCCAAGCACAGCATCGAAGAATGCAAGGATCGCGACACCACGTACGCGGCCCCGCTGTTCGTGACCGCCGAGTTCATGAACAACGAGACCGGCGAGATCAAGAGCCAGACCGTCTTCATCGGTGATTTCCCGCTGATGACCGACAAGGGCACCTTCATCGTCAGCGGCACCGAGCGCGTCGTGGTCAGCCAGCTGGTCCGTTCGCCGGGCGTCTACTTCGAGCAGACCCCCGACAAGACCTCCGACAAGGACATCTTCACCTGCAAGGTGATTCCTTCGCGTGGCGCGTGGCTGGAGTTCGAGATCGACAAGCGCGACCAGGTCGGCGTGCGCCTCGACCGCAAGCGCAAGCAGAACGTCACCGTGCTGCTCAAGGCGCTGGGCTGGAGCGAGGACCGCATCCTCGAGCAGTTCGGTCAGTACGAGTCGATCCGGATGACCCTGGAGAAGGACCACGTCACCACCCAGGACGAGGCGCTGCTCGATATCTACCGCAAGCTGCGTCCGGGCGAACCGCCGGCCCGCGAGGCCGCCGAGCAGCTGCTGACGAACTACTACTTCAATCCGAAGCGCTACGACCTCGCCAAGGTCGGCCGCTACAAGATCAACCAGAAGCTGGGACTGAACCTGCCGTTCGACATGCAGGTGCTGACCATCGACGACATCGTCGCAGCGATCGACTACATCTGCGCCCTGCACGAAGGCAAGGCCGAGATCGAGCGCGAGGGCGGCGAGACCGTCATCGTCGAGGCGGACGACATCGACCACTTCGGCAATCGTCGTCTGCGCACCGTCGGTGAGTTGATCCAGAACCAGCTGCGCACCGGCCTGGGACGCATGGAACGGGTCGTCCGCGACCGGATGACCACGCAGGACATCGAGGCGATCACGCCGTCGACCCTGATCAACATCCGTCCGGTGACCGCTGCCCTGAAGGAGTTCTTCGGCACCTCGCAGTTGAGCCAGTTCATGGACCAGAACAATCCGCTGGCCGAGCTGACTCATAAGCGCCGCCTGTCGGCTCTGGGCCCCGGTGGTCTGAGCCGTGACCGGGCCGGTATGGAAGTCCGCGACGTGCACCCCTCGCACTACGGACGCATGTGTCCCATTGAGACCCCTGAAGGCCCGAACATCGGCCTGATCGGTTCGTTGGCCTCCTTCGCCCGGGTGAATGCATTCGGCTTCATCGAAACCCCGTACCGCAAGGTCATCGACGGTCGGGTCACCGACCAGATCGACTACCTGACCGCCGGGGAGGAAGACCGCTACAACATCGCGCAGGCCAACGCGGAGCTGAACTCCACCGGCCACTTCACCGAGGACCGCGTCCTGGTGCGCGTTCGCCACGGTGATGCCGATACCGTGCCGGCCAGCGAGGTCGGCTACATCGACGTGTCCCCGCGCCAGATGGTGTCGGTCGCGACCGCGCTGATCCCGTTCCTCGAGCACGACGACGCATCGCGTGCCCTGATGGGCGCCA
The Brooklawnia propionicigenes DNA segment above includes these coding regions:
- a CDS encoding amino acid aminotransferase; protein product: MSLFSTVEQAPPDPILGVTEKYLADKRPAKVNLGVGVYQDASGRLPLMRCVEIAEQRLAEDPKPRGYLPIDGLASYTADVRELVFGADSPLISQGRVVTVQALGGTGGLKLGADFLRQVDAAATVLISDPSWENHRALFTRAGFSVSSYRYYDPARRGIDFDGMLADLTAAQPGTIVVLHACCHNPTGYDLNREQWAQVLDVVEARNLVPFLDLAYQGFSVGLADDAWVVRTFASRLGNLFCASSFSKNFGLYGERVGAVSVLCRDADEAARVRSQLKIVVRTNFSNPPTHGAQLVATVLADPTLREIWTSELTGMRERIKSMRTSLASQLAQAGVPEMGYVAEQVGMFSYSGLTRDQMLRLREEFGVYGTDAGRICVAALNENNVGYVASSIASVVRG
- the secE gene encoding preprotein translocase subunit SecE, which gives rise to MADSSKSRGDGKPARAASSSPESEAEELVVEETGEVDDELTEAVDDDLADADDSSEPGEGEEALADEAPVSAPKPAKRHQTVAPVKKAKPTPKQSEAKKTDHKRTTLVQFIKQAIGELKKVVWPTAATTRQYFVVVLVFVLFIMAFVAGLDALFGWLLLLWLA
- the nusG gene encoding transcription termination/antitermination protein NusG; this encodes MSQDANDDLSRDEVEIDLGAGLADESQPSDDIEINLDFDDFSEPETSDEDLGIDLSLGDDQDSAEAAEAEAADEEPDEALEKALEDLRAELRAKPGDWYVVHTYSGMENRVKQNIDARVISLNLEDYIYETLVPTEDAVEIRNGQKKNVTRTFMPGYVLVRMELTDESWAAVRHTASVTGFVGHASQPVPLDLVEVERMLTPAVQAKVAAASQTPSKKRKKIEVVDYQVGDSVQIIDGAFAGVHASITEINPHNQRVKAMVEILGRETPVDLTFAQIQKDL
- the rplK gene encoding 50S ribosomal protein L11, which codes for MPPKKKVAAIVKIAINAGAATPAPPVGTALGPHGVNIMEFVKAYNAKTEAQRGTVVPAEITIYEDRTFTFIVKTPPAAELIKKAAGLQKGSGKPNKEKVGKITKDQVREIANTKLPDLNANDVDAAMKIVEGTARSMGVVVE
- the rplA gene encoding 50S ribosomal protein L1, whose product is MKHSKRYRTSAELRDGDQLYTPEEAIKIIKQFPAGGFDESVEVSMRLGVDPRKADQMVRGTVNLPNGTGKTARVLVFAQGPKAAEALAAGADEVGSDELIEKVAGGYLDFDAVVATPDLMGKVGRLGRVLGPRGLMPNPKTGTVTMDVTKAVSDIKGGKIEFRVDRHANLQFIVGKVSFTEQALVENYRAAMDEIARLKPNTSKGRYVRKITLSTTMGPGVPVDVAASKPVTAEAAS
- the rplJ gene encoding 50S ribosomal protein L10, giving the protein MARPDKAAAVAQLKEEFSSSSAVVLTEYRGLTVKNLKDLRRSLGEDASYAVAKNTLALIAAREAGVEGLDAQLTGPTALAFVKGDVATAAKTLRDFAKANPLLVIKSGVLEGKILDADQVKKLADLESREVLLAKLAGAMKASLSTAVGTFAAPLTQAAQLFGALESKQSDQKPDTSAEAETTTDAAAAAADTQ
- the rplL gene encoding 50S ribosomal protein L7/L12, with product MAKLSTEDLLDQFKEMTLIELSEFVKAFEEAFDVKAAAPVAVAAAPAAAEEAEAPEEKTEFDVVLEAAGDKKIGVIKAVRSLTSLGLKEAKDLVESAPKVVVENAKKEDAEKAKAALEAEGATVTLK